A region from the Candidatus Zixiibacteriota bacterium genome encodes:
- a CDS encoding thioredoxin family protein, producing the protein MSKLLKTTYLFLPILILILLAGFVFADPSAKKEKSTKSPEKRAIAEDKINWVSYPEGLKLAKESGKKIFLEFTAVWCGWCKRMRATTFKDPEIIKTLNENYISISLDGESRDTINVDGWFTSGRKLAGELGVRSFPYFWFLKSDGERLAPLRGYQTAENLINILLYLKDDTYETMDFKQFLAEREQEKKNEKP; encoded by the coding sequence ATGAGTAAATTACTTAAGACCACTTATCTTTTTCTGCCAATCCTGATCTTAATTTTACTCGCCGGTTTTGTTTTCGCCGATCCGTCGGCTAAAAAGGAAAAATCGACAAAATCACCCGAGAAAAGGGCGATTGCTGAAGATAAAATAAACTGGGTGTCTTATCCCGAAGGGCTGAAGCTGGCCAAAGAAAGCGGCAAAAAAATCTTTCTGGAATTTACGGCGGTCTGGTGCGGTTGGTGTAAGCGAATGCGCGCCACAACGTTCAAAGACCCGGAAATCATCAAAACACTTAACGAAAACTATATTTCTATTTCCCTCGATGGCGAATCTCGGGATACGATAAATGTTGACGGGTGGTTTACATCGGGTCGAAAGTTGGCCGGTGAATTGGGTGTTCGCTCCTTTCCATATTTTTGGTTTTTGAAATCCGATGGAGAAAGGCTGGCGCCTTTACGCGGATACCAAACGGCCGAAAATTTGATAAACATTCTGCTTTACCTCAAAGATGATACATATGAAACAATGGATTTCAAGCAGTTTCTTGCCGAAAGAGAACAGGAAAAGAAAAACGAAAAACCGTAA
- a CDS encoding DNA polymerase III subunit alpha, with product MKYSGFVHLHNHTQYSLLDGASRIFDLITAAKKFKMPAMAITDHGNMFGAIEFYKSVSKAGIKPIIGMEAYVAGTSRFDHKRVPRYPDGGFHMVLLAKNQAGYKSLMKLASAAYREGFYHRPRIDREILSEYRKGLIALSACLKGEIPYWLSRNDQDKAEEAARFYAKLFDGEDFYIEIQNHNLPRENDVRPKLIDLASELGLPLVATNDSHYINREDAEAHDALLCIQTGKLITDTDRMRYDTDQIYFKSAEEMQELFADHPAAIENTIKIAEKCNLDIELGKLLLPAFPIPDKDKTPDKYMEGLCREGLARLYPDITPELEERLTYELGVIKQLGWAGYFLITMDFVQYARDNGIAVGPGRGSAAGSLVSYCLGITNVDPIKYELLFERFLNPERISMPDIDIDFADRHRDKIIEYVQKKYGSDNVTQIITFGTMAARAVVRDVGRVLAMPYTEVDKIAKMIPAAPDMTLERALRQNPDLQKLADEDQRVGKLIQLSRTLEGLTRHASTHAAGVVIAPADLTDYVPLFKGSKGEVTTQYSMKNVEMIGLLKMDFLGLTTLTVIDDAVSLIAANHGKQIDLDNIDLNVKEIYDMFGKGHTIGVFQFESAGMRDYLKKLKPSVLTDLIAMNALYRPGPLDSGMIDIYIKRKHGEEKIIYDHPMLEKILKDTYAVIVFQEQVLQIANKMAGYTLGQADLLRQAMGKKDAAIMQEQKARFINGAIENKVEKAVAERVFDLIETFARYGFNRAHSTCYAIIAYQTAWLKVHYPHEFMAAALSSEMGNSDRVVALMDECRRMDIEVLPPDVNESLGSFTVADNKILFGLMAIKNVGAGPVEHIIKAREKGSKFSSLADFVSRVDLHALNRRALESMIAAGAFDSLYNNRAAMTEVLEQMISYGQTIQEKSHTVDMFGGGKEDATRRAPDLPAIDDWPVSARLGKEKEMLGFYVSGHPLMRYRNEIKRFAGLNSSEIGSKDDGREVRIGGIIQNVKVMLDKRGNQMAFVTIEDFVGSMELIVFSDRYEKAKSFINVDEIVLASGSVSTREGQAAKLIVSNIVPLKNLSDYYHCRLVLNLDTQDITKIDAIWPILESHRGKNEVMVLTRHNGEELQIKPRNLQVSLESDMVDKIKELLGGGKAYLAPVK from the coding sequence ATGAAATACAGCGGATTTGTTCACCTCCACAATCATACTCAGTATTCGCTTCTCGACGGAGCCAGCCGCATATTCGATCTGATTACCGCGGCCAAAAAATTCAAAATGCCAGCCATGGCAATAACCGACCATGGGAATATGTTCGGCGCCATTGAATTTTATAAGTCCGTCAGTAAGGCCGGAATCAAACCGATTATCGGAATGGAAGCGTACGTCGCCGGGACTTCGCGATTCGACCACAAACGGGTCCCCAGATATCCGGACGGCGGCTTCCACATGGTTTTGCTGGCCAAAAACCAGGCCGGTTACAAAAGCCTGATGAAACTGGCGTCGGCCGCCTATCGTGAGGGTTTTTATCATCGCCCCCGTATTGACCGCGAAATACTATCGGAATATAGAAAAGGTTTGATCGCGCTATCCGCTTGCCTAAAGGGAGAAATACCATACTGGCTCAGCCGTAATGATCAGGATAAGGCCGAAGAGGCTGCCCGGTTTTACGCTAAACTATTCGACGGGGAAGATTTCTATATCGAAATCCAAAATCATAATCTACCCCGCGAAAATGATGTCCGGCCAAAATTGATTGACCTGGCTTCAGAACTGGGATTGCCTCTGGTGGCAACCAATGACAGTCATTATATCAACCGCGAAGATGCCGAAGCGCATGACGCTTTGTTATGCATCCAAACCGGAAAACTCATCACCGATACCGATCGGATGCGCTATGATACCGATCAAATTTATTTCAAATCAGCCGAAGAAATGCAGGAGCTATTCGCCGATCACCCGGCCGCGATTGAAAATACGATTAAAATTGCCGAAAAATGCAACCTTGATATTGAACTGGGCAAATTGTTATTGCCTGCTTTTCCCATTCCCGATAAGGACAAGACTCCGGATAAATATATGGAGGGATTGTGCCGGGAAGGCCTGGCAAGGCTGTATCCCGATATTACGCCGGAGCTGGAAGAACGCCTGACATACGAATTAGGTGTCATCAAACAGCTCGGCTGGGCCGGATATTTCCTGATCACCATGGACTTTGTCCAATATGCCCGAGATAACGGCATTGCCGTAGGACCGGGCCGCGGCTCTGCGGCCGGGTCGCTGGTTTCATACTGTCTTGGCATAACCAATGTTGATCCCATAAAATACGAGTTGCTCTTTGAACGATTCCTAAATCCTGAAAGAATATCGATGCCGGATATAGATATCGATTTTGCCGATCGGCATCGAGATAAAATCATAGAGTACGTTCAGAAAAAATACGGTTCGGATAACGTCACCCAAATAATCACGTTCGGCACCATGGCCGCCCGGGCCGTTGTTAGAGATGTCGGACGAGTACTGGCCATGCCATACACGGAAGTCGATAAAATCGCCAAAATGATCCCCGCCGCACCGGACATGACTCTTGAAAGAGCCCTCAGGCAAAATCCTGACCTGCAAAAACTGGCCGATGAAGATCAGCGAGTCGGGAAATTGATCCAGTTGTCAAGGACTCTTGAAGGCCTGACTCGCCATGCCTCGACTCACGCCGCCGGAGTTGTCATCGCCCCGGCTGATTTGACCGATTATGTACCGCTATTCAAAGGATCTAAAGGCGAGGTAACAACCCAATATTCGATGAAAAATGTCGAGATGATCGGCCTATTGAAAATGGATTTTCTCGGTCTGACGACCCTGACCGTAATTGATGATGCCGTATCATTGATAGCCGCGAATCATGGCAAACAAATCGATCTCGATAATATCGACCTGAATGTCAAAGAGATTTATGATATGTTTGGCAAAGGGCATACCATCGGCGTTTTCCAATTCGAATCGGCCGGTATGCGCGATTACCTCAAAAAACTCAAACCGAGCGTTTTAACCGATTTGATCGCCATGAATGCTCTTTATCGTCCCGGACCTCTCGATTCAGGCATGATCGATATTTATATCAAGCGCAAGCATGGGGAAGAAAAAATCATCTATGACCACCCTATGCTTGAAAAAATCCTCAAAGACACTTACGCCGTTATTGTCTTCCAGGAACAGGTTCTCCAGATTGCCAACAAGATGGCCGGATATACTCTCGGCCAGGCTGATTTGCTGCGCCAAGCCATGGGCAAAAAAGACGCCGCGATAATGCAGGAGCAAAAAGCCCGCTTCATAAACGGAGCCATTGAAAATAAAGTTGAAAAAGCCGTAGCCGAACGAGTTTTTGACCTGATTGAGACATTCGCTCGTTACGGTTTTAACCGTGCTCATTCCACCTGCTATGCCATCATCGCGTACCAGACAGCATGGTTGAAAGTTCATTATCCTCATGAGTTTATGGCCGCCGCCCTGTCCTCAGAAATGGGAAATTCCGACCGGGTCGTGGCTCTCATGGATGAATGCCGCAGGATGGATATTGAGGTTTTGCCCCCCGATGTAAATGAATCTTTGGGTTCATTCACTGTCGCCGACAATAAAATATTATTTGGGTTAATGGCTATTAAAAACGTCGGCGCCGGACCGGTAGAACATATAATCAAGGCTCGGGAAAAGGGCAGTAAATTCAGTTCCCTGGCCGATTTCGTCTCCCGGGTGGATTTGCATGCTCTCAACCGGCGGGCGCTGGAATCAATGATTGCCGCCGGAGCGTTTGATTCTCTTTATAATAATCGGGCCGCCATGACCGAAGTTTTGGAGCAGATGATCTCTTACGGTCAAACCATCCAGGAAAAATCTCATACCGTGGATATGTTTGGGGGAGGTAAAGAAGACGCCACCCGGCGCGCTCCGGATTTGCCTGCCATTGATGATTGGCCCGTTTCCGCCAGACTGGGCAAAGAAAAGGAAATGCTTGGATTCTATGTTTCCGGACATCCTTTGATGCGCTACCGAAATGAAATAAAAAGATTCGCCGGGCTCAACTCAAGTGAAATAGGTTCCAAAGATGACGGTCGGGAAGTTCGAATAGGGGGAATAATTCAGAATGTCAAAGTTATGCTTGATAAGCGCGGCAATCAAATGGCTTTTGTCACCATCGAGGATTTTGTCGGAAGCATGGAACTAATCGTCTTTTCTGACCGTTATGAAAAGGCAAAGAGCTTTATTAATGTTGACGAGATAGTTTTAGCCTCGGGCAGTGTTTCGACCCGGGAAGGCCAGGCGGCCAAGTTGATTGTTTCCAATATTGTGCCGCTTAAAAACTTAAGCGATTATTATCACTGCAGGCTGGTCTTGAATTTGGATACTCAGGATATTACGAAAATAGACGCCATCTGGCCGATATTGGAATCTCATCGAGGCAAAAATGAAGTCATGGTATTGACGCGCCACAACGGAGAAGAACTGCAAATTAAACCCCGCAACTTACAGGTAAGCTTAGAAAGCGATATGGTCGATAAAATCAAAGAGCTTCTGGGCGGAGGTAAAGCATATCTGGCCCCCGTCAAATAA
- a CDS encoding M1 family aminopeptidase, with product MKVSSNQLIAALLILILTLCSISYSRDKSGFPEIKGRFGSKTESVKIDNIVIDYSDKVRFIFEDGKLHRRKNNDPHYDFYFIGQGRIVILDSISLDNLWYMRFGRATSVEFTTAYICGKNIPGLLEVDSTQWSKDKINRRIYHKLIFQQKAADKYFGIELGCELGIWSDKEVNPPPIWIDAALDRDKQLVVRLTPDVEEQLGLYVYDELDNTPFLAAAFGMENFLISQPITVDSTIISILLRESGKFEASSRIVFPDGTDTRGIKFILPHLYKVDSVKDATGNKIEFFKKQFRSNLYIGARALPNDERDFITIFYRGKFIAARYAGYDFPASITGWFPHTPHRNLGQFIIHYTLHKDLTLNSVGDKIGESFEGDNKTVTYRSSIDISYISFASGKYDMFQDTASGVPIELYIEAHNNTGVFNRDLPGKLLSEATQSFEAFTNWFGSSQTTNLRVVDRPYFAGQSSPGLIHIPSYSIFNNRIRSHLMAHEIAHQWWGHSTIPKSYREMWLSEGMSEYAAYLYLWKIKHDPTLCDERIALWKRQIVQEGKIGGWYSRGYKAGPITMGARFLESYSPGDYIALIYAKAAYMLRMLHFEIDGPDYRTDFFVNMLGEFNRKYQGQRVTSLDFINVAAGAIGQKRAIEFFSQWLYGWRVPSFTCLYRIITDEKGRDKLYFEISVSDVSKSFSTPYPVEIEYDDGRRELFRVDRVGQKDSFELGPFPQKIKKVRFDPDDIILTRDKKVSRK from the coding sequence TTGAAAGTTTCATCGAATCAATTAATTGCAGCGTTGCTTATTTTGATTTTGACGCTTTGTTCCATTTCATACTCCAGGGATAAATCAGGATTCCCGGAAATCAAGGGACGGTTTGGCTCAAAAACCGAGAGCGTGAAAATCGACAATATTGTTATCGATTACTCGGACAAAGTGCGCTTTATATTTGAAGACGGCAAATTGCATCGCCGGAAAAACAACGATCCCCATTATGATTTTTATTTTATCGGCCAGGGACGAATTGTTATTCTCGATTCAATCTCATTGGACAATCTCTGGTATATGCGTTTCGGACGCGCGACGAGCGTCGAGTTCACTACGGCATATATATGCGGAAAGAATATTCCTGGTTTACTTGAAGTCGATTCGACTCAATGGTCAAAAGATAAAATCAACCGCCGCATTTACCATAAACTGATTTTTCAGCAAAAGGCGGCAGATAAGTACTTTGGAATTGAGTTGGGCTGCGAACTGGGCATCTGGTCTGACAAAGAAGTTAATCCTCCCCCGATCTGGATCGATGCCGCACTCGACAGAGATAAGCAATTGGTCGTTCGCTTGACTCCTGACGTTGAAGAACAACTGGGATTGTACGTTTATGATGAGTTGGACAACACTCCGTTTTTGGCGGCGGCTTTTGGTATGGAGAACTTTCTAATCTCGCAGCCAATTACGGTTGATTCCACTATAATTTCGATTTTACTCAGAGAATCCGGAAAATTCGAGGCGTCCAGTCGCATTGTATTTCCTGACGGTACCGATACCCGGGGGATAAAATTTATTTTACCTCATCTATATAAAGTTGACTCAGTCAAAGACGCCACCGGCAACAAAATCGAGTTTTTCAAAAAACAATTCCGCAGTAATCTCTATATTGGCGCGAGAGCTCTCCCGAATGATGAGCGTGATTTTATCACTATATTTTATCGTGGCAAATTTATCGCCGCCCGTTACGCCGGTTATGATTTCCCGGCTTCAATCACCGGATGGTTTCCCCATACTCCCCATCGCAATCTGGGCCAGTTTATTATCCATTATACACTCCACAAAGACCTGACATTAAACTCGGTCGGTGATAAAATCGGCGAGTCATTTGAGGGCGACAATAAAACCGTTACATACCGAAGCTCCATTGATATTTCATATATCAGCTTTGCCTCCGGGAAGTATGATATGTTTCAGGATACAGCATCCGGGGTTCCCATAGAACTATATATCGAGGCCCACAACAATACGGGAGTCTTTAATCGAGACCTTCCGGGTAAGTTACTCTCCGAGGCGACTCAATCATTTGAGGCTTTTACGAACTGGTTCGGCTCGTCGCAAACAACTAATCTGCGGGTTGTTGATCGACCCTATTTCGCGGGTCAGAGCAGCCCGGGATTGATTCATATTCCGAGCTATTCTATATTTAACAATCGAATCCGTTCTCATTTAATGGCTCATGAAATAGCGCATCAATGGTGGGGCCATTCTACGATTCCTAAATCTTATCGTGAAATGTGGTTGTCAGAAGGCATGTCTGAGTATGCCGCTTATCTCTATCTTTGGAAAATAAAACACGACCCTACTTTATGCGACGAACGGATTGCTCTGTGGAAAAGACAAATTGTTCAGGAAGGCAAAATCGGCGGTTGGTATTCCAGAGGATATAAAGCCGGCCCGATTACAATGGGAGCTCGATTTCTGGAATCATATTCCCCCGGTGATTATATTGCTCTCATTTATGCCAAAGCGGCTTATATGCTTCGTATGCTCCATTTCGAAATCGACGGCCCCGATTACAGAACCGACTTTTTTGTTAACATGCTCGGTGAATTCAATCGTAAATATCAAGGACAGCGGGTGACAAGCCTTGACTTTATAAATGTCGCTGCCGGGGCCATTGGTCAGAAGCGTGCGATTGAATTTTTCAGTCAATGGCTCTATGGGTGGAGAGTGCCCAGTTTCACCTGTCTGTATCGGATTATAACCGATGAGAAAGGTCGGGATAAATTATATTTTGAAATTTCCGTTTCTGATGTCAGCAAATCATTTTCGACACCGTATCCGGTTGAGATTGAATACGATGACGGCCGGCGCGAACTGTTTCGTGTCGACCGAGTCGGCCAGAAAGACTCGTTTGAACTGGGTCCGTTCCCTCAAAAAATCAAAAAAGTCCGCTTCGATCCTGATGATATTATCCTCACCCGCGACAAAAAAGTCTCTCGAAAATAG
- a CDS encoding LysE family transporter, translating to MSLIALFFTSFGIGFSGALMPGPLLTVNIAEATRKGFWTGPILVFGHAIAELAVVFALAFGLLELFSSATAFKVIGLLGGLALILMGAMMMHDIIRKKISFDADKPGSSSGLLVGKGITASISNPYWFVWWATVGSALMSKSLSHGIAGPIVFYFGHILSDLVWYSFVSLLIAAGKKLLAGKPYYILITICALFLLYMGVMFVIDALK from the coding sequence ATGAGTTTAATCGCGTTGTTTTTTACATCATTTGGGATTGGGTTTTCCGGGGCGCTGATGCCGGGGCCACTTTTGACGGTCAATATTGCCGAGGCGACTCGCAAAGGATTCTGGACCGGGCCGATACTGGTTTTCGGTCACGCTATCGCCGAGTTGGCGGTCGTTTTCGCTCTCGCCTTCGGCCTTCTCGAATTGTTCTCATCCGCAACCGCATTCAAAGTAATCGGCCTCTTAGGCGGTCTGGCGTTAATACTGATGGGCGCGATGATGATGCATGATATCATCCGCAAAAAAATTTCCTTCGACGCCGATAAACCGGGCTCCAGCTCAGGCTTGTTAGTCGGTAAAGGCATCACCGCTTCCATATCAAACCCTTACTGGTTTGTCTGGTGGGCTACCGTCGGGTCGGCCCTGATGAGTAAATCTCTTTCGCACGGAATTGCCGGTCCCATCGTCTTTTATTTCGGACACATTCTATCGGATCTGGTCTGGTACAGTTTTGTTTCGCTTTTAATTGCCGCCGGGAAAAAACTTCTGGCCGGAAAACCGTATTATATATTGATAACCATATGCGCATTGTTCTTGCTGTATATGGGCGTTATGTTTGTTATTGATGCCCTTAAATAA
- a CDS encoding dockerin type I domain-containing protein: MIVHNRCFAIPRYFLLVFAITILLATGLSEITVAADIVDVDIVVPGTSTPVDTLYYDTDYEIRFFLENDQKLGGISLGFALKSDDGATWTWNNIGESMVSIVSGCRMDPPETVWDMMGFILTEKNTDGISSDTVMFGGVAIAGGVNPGTLEHMISMSFTPDGPNDDVVHTICIDSAFVAPFGDFLFSFIGGMGGVTPTVIWNVGGKCWPAKKIPNDCPVWDAELPTTLEADHCDKGKVRLSATDPEEDMIMFSLGTQTGGSGYAELTDVGNGRVDVTYYASKSDVGESITLEVEIYDEFHPIGNCDPYLLNVFVTNDGPFINCGMPVYYVNEGNDVVKTDIVVMEPNECDEVTFVLSSGEGEINEVTGVYTWTNTTGVGSYDINIYATDSYGMAIGSFIVEVLEAIEDTCATSEQLPGDINNDGSINVNDISFFNNFIYRGGQVPDIMANADVNGDCFVDEVDVAYLAAAILDGGPAPVECTCVNPFVCDCYIGDANNDLSVNIGDAVYIINSVFKGGPPPKPYILCNGDANKDCSADVGDAVYIINTVFKEGPRPAVCHEWIDGDTGCGWIVRE, from the coding sequence ATGATTGTGCATAACCGCTGTTTTGCAATCCCCCGATATTTTTTATTAGTTTTTGCGATTACGATATTATTAGCCACCGGCTTATCTGAGATTACGGTCGCCGCCGATATTGTTGATGTCGATATTGTCGTCCCCGGAACGTCAACGCCGGTCGATACGCTCTATTATGATACCGATTATGAAATCCGGTTTTTTCTTGAAAACGATCAAAAGCTGGGAGGTATCAGTCTTGGTTTCGCCTTAAAATCCGATGACGGAGCGACCTGGACGTGGAATAATATCGGCGAAAGTATGGTTTCAATTGTTTCCGGATGCCGGATGGACCCGCCGGAAACAGTCTGGGACATGATGGGTTTTATTCTTACTGAGAAAAATACCGATGGAATATCGTCCGATACGGTCATGTTTGGCGGCGTCGCTATTGCCGGTGGAGTGAATCCCGGCACGCTGGAACATATGATTTCAATGAGTTTTACTCCTGACGGACCAAATGATGACGTCGTGCACACCATCTGTATCGATAGCGCTTTTGTCGCTCCTTTTGGCGATTTCCTGTTTTCGTTCATTGGGGGTATGGGAGGGGTGACTCCCACGGTAATCTGGAACGTAGGAGGAAAGTGCTGGCCGGCCAAAAAAATCCCCAACGATTGCCCTGTCTGGGATGCTGAATTGCCGACTACTCTGGAAGCCGACCATTGCGACAAGGGTAAGGTTCGGCTTTCGGCGACCGATCCTGAAGAAGATATGATTATGTTTTCTTTAGGCACACAAACCGGCGGCAGCGGTTACGCCGAATTGACTGACGTCGGAAACGGAAGGGTCGATGTTACATATTATGCCAGCAAATCCGATGTGGGAGAATCAATAACTCTGGAAGTAGAAATTTACGACGAATTTCATCCTATCGGCAATTGCGATCCATATTTACTCAATGTATTTGTTACCAATGATGGTCCGTTTATTAATTGCGGCATGCCGGTGTATTACGTCAATGAGGGTAATGATGTCGTCAAGACCGATATAGTCGTGATGGAACCTAACGAATGCGACGAAGTGACTTTTGTCCTTTCTTCGGGCGAAGGTGAAATCAACGAGGTAACCGGCGTGTACACTTGGACAAATACCACGGGTGTAGGCAGTTATGACATTAACATATATGCAACGGATTCTTACGGCATGGCTATCGGCAGCTTTATAGTCGAGGTTCTGGAAGCCATCGAGGATACCTGTGCCACTTCGGAACAATTGCCCGGTGACATCAATAATGACGGGTCAATCAATGTCAATGATATTTCCTTTTTCAATAACTTTATCTATCGCGGCGGACAAGTGCCTGATATAATGGCTAATGCTGATGTCAATGGCGATTGCTTTGTTGATGAGGTTGATGTGGCCTACCTGGCCGCGGCCATCCTTGATGGCGGCCCGGCCCCGGTGGAATGCACCTGCGTAAATCCTTTCGTCTGCGATTGCTATATCGGCGACGCTAATAATGACCTATCGGTCAATATCGGCGATGCGGTGTACATTATTAATTCTGTTTTCAAAGGCGGCCCGCCCCCAAAACCCTATATTCTGTGCAACGGCGATGCCAATAAAGATTGCAGCGCCGATGTCGGCGACGCGGTTTATATCATCAACACGGTTTTCAAGGAAGGTCCCAGACCGGCGGTATGCCATGAATGGATTGACGGCGACACCGGCTGCGGCTGGATAGTCCGCGAGTAG
- a CDS encoding dockerin type I domain-containing protein, with protein sequence MNTLFRCNCINSRRFVCLLLVLMLALSSAPVNSDSQYICGDANGDGRINLNDVLFIVSYTFLSGPPPEPYESGDVNCDEWVNVGDIVYLINTIFRDGRMPCEDCPQSN encoded by the coding sequence ATGAATACTCTATTTAGGTGCAATTGTATCAATTCTCGCCGCTTTGTTTGCCTTTTACTGGTTTTAATGCTGGCCCTATCGAGCGCTCCGGTAAACAGCGACAGTCAATACATTTGCGGCGACGCCAACGGCGACGGACGTATCAATCTAAACGATGTTCTCTTTATCGTCAGTTATACATTCCTGTCTGGTCCGCCTCCAGAACCGTATGAGTCAGGTGACGTTAATTGCGATGAGTGGGTTAATGTCGGCGACATAGTTTATCTAATTAATACTATCTTTAGAGACGGCAGGATGCCGTGCGAAGATTGTCCCCAATCGAATTGA
- the cobA gene encoding uroporphyrinogen-III C-methyltransferase, whose protein sequence is MGKTGKVYLIGAGPGDPGLITVRGKELLYSCDAVLYDNLVCPEFIIAIPKTTEKYYVGKKAGDHPVPQEKINELLLKLAREGKSVARLKGSDPLIFGRGGEEAKYLKEHGVEFEIITGVTSGIAGPAYAGIPCTDRMLASSVLFLTGHKSSDKLKSTVPWDWVAKIKNGTVVIYMGVNEISNITSQLIEYGMNSDTSAAIVERGTFPSQRVFTATLKNLPGIVKNENVRPPALFVLGEVVNLQPYLEWFADRPLLGLRVLVTRASAQAGDLYRRLRELGAEPLPYPTIAARVVDDVNGWTNFSYIQNENKWLIFTSENGVRYFMDSFFKKFDDIRMLAGFKIAAIGAGTSKLLKEYRLPTDYMPSKATVNILVDEMPKAVDLKGAAVVRVRGNLADDLIEKAFPGMGAEVVPLTTYETYYPKWPDGLKEKLIDYPPDAILFTSGSTKKGLYHNLSKDEVDKIIQNAKVFSIGPKASAVLKSEDVNITREAKVQNIAGLLDELVDYYSEK, encoded by the coding sequence ATGGGCAAAACCGGAAAAGTATATTTAATTGGAGCAGGGCCCGGCGATCCGGGTTTGATTACCGTTCGCGGCAAGGAACTGCTCTATAGCTGCGACGCTGTTTTATACGACAACCTGGTCTGCCCGGAATTTATCATCGCGATTCCCAAAACGACCGAGAAATATTACGTTGGCAAAAAAGCGGGCGATCATCCGGTTCCCCAGGAGAAGATAAACGAACTTCTTCTCAAACTGGCTCGGGAAGGAAAATCGGTCGCGAGACTGAAGGGCAGCGATCCGTTGATATTTGGACGGGGCGGCGAAGAAGCCAAATATCTCAAAGAGCATGGCGTTGAATTTGAAATTATTACGGGAGTTACTTCCGGTATAGCCGGACCGGCTTACGCCGGTATCCCCTGCACGGACCGCATGCTGGCTTCATCAGTTCTTTTTCTGACCGGACATAAATCCAGCGACAAATTAAAATCGACCGTTCCCTGGGATTGGGTCGCCAAAATCAAAAACGGCACGGTCGTTATTTATATGGGCGTCAATGAAATTTCGAATATCACTTCTCAGTTAATTGAATACGGCATGAATTCGGATACATCGGCGGCGATAGTCGAGCGAGGGACTTTTCCATCACAGCGAGTCTTCACGGCGACTTTGAAGAATTTGCCCGGTATAGTGAAAAATGAAAATGTCAGACCTCCGGCGCTGTTTGTGCTGGGTGAGGTTGTCAATCTCCAGCCGTATCTGGAATGGTTCGCAGACAGACCTCTTCTCGGTTTGCGAGTACTGGTGACGAGAGCGTCGGCTCAGGCTGGGGATTTGTACCGTAGATTGCGTGAACTGGGCGCGGAGCCTTTGCCGTATCCGACAATTGCAGCACGGGTGGTTGATGACGTGAACGGCTGGACGAATTTCTCATATATTCAAAACGAAAATAAATGGCTGATTTTCACCAGTGAAAACGGCGTCCGGTATTTTATGGATAGCTTCTTCAAGAAATTCGATGATATTCGAATGCTGGCAGGATTTAAGATCGCCGCAATCGGAGCAGGGACGTCGAAATTGTTAAAAGAATATCGTCTGCCGACAGACTATATGCCTTCCAAAGCGACGGTGAATATTTTAGTCGATGAGATGCCAAAAGCGGTCGATTTGAAAGGCGCCGCCGTTGTTCGCGTGCGTGGGAATCTGGCCGATGATTTGATTGAAAAGGCTTTTCCCGGGATGGGCGCGGAAGTGGTACCCCTGACGACTTATGAGACTTATTATCCTAAATGGCCGGATGGGTTGAAAGAAAAACTCATAGATTATCCTCCCGACGCGATTTTGTTTACCAGCGGTTCGACGAAGAAGGGATTGTATCATAATTTATCCAAAGATGAAGTTGATAAAATTATTCAAAACGCCAAAGTGTTTTCAATCGGTCCTAAAGCAAGCGCAGTTCTCAAATCCGAGGACGTGAATATCACTCGTGAAGCGAAAGTCCAGAACATCGCCGGCCTGTTGGATGAGCTGGTCGATTATTATTCGGAAAAGTGA